GGCTAACAATACGCAAGATATGGTTGTTTTTACAGCTGGCCCTCCTAAACTAATCACTGTTCCCGAACCTACTACCCTCGCCCTTCTTGGCCTCGGTCTGGCTGGACTTGGATTTAGTAGACGTAAGTTCGTAAGTTAATCAGTATTTGGGGTTTGATTGGTTTTTTCCTTGTTATTGATATTACGCCCACAGCATGATGCCAAAGAGTTCGCTGGTGCATCATGACTGTGGGGTTTGTCGGCAACGGAATTAAATCGGTGGTGCTCCGCCAGCCGCGTGCGGTTTTGCTGTACACTGGTTTTGTGGGGCAACGTAATTGCTCAGGCAATCGAATTCGACTCGAGCTGTACCTACAGGTCTTCTGCTACACCCGTAGTTCTATTCAAATAATCTAAGCTGGACGGTTTTCTACGGATAATTGTAGGTGTAATGGGCTACAGTTTATTGTGGAAACACTTCTGGTTAAAAACCCAACTACGACGAGCATCTAATAGCTACTGCGAACGCTTGTGAAAAGCGTCTGGGCTATTGCTTTTTCATCTACTGCTTGCTTGATAACTCACCAAAATTCAGTTCACCAAACAACACGACATAACCCGTGCTTTCATTACATTGTCGAAAATACATTTGTAGCGTGGGTATTGGGCAGAAAAATTCAAGGTCGAAATGGACAGTTCGGACATTTTGATTCTTCAATTTTTTTATTAAAGCAGCACTCCAGTGACTGTGCCAGACAGCTTGTAGATCGACGGCAAGCAATAAACGGTATACCTTGGACTAGCGCCAAGTTACGAAAATGCCGCATCACATTGTGCCCCAGAAAATCTGTAAATAATATCAACAGCTCTGTATTCCTAGGCAGTCCATGCGGTTTGCGCTGATGTGCCACATGTCGTCCGGTAATATGACGAGTAATGTTTATATTCCAATCAGACAGCAGTTCAGGAATATTTCCCAATCGATCCGCACCAATTACTATTGCGTTCATGCATTCACCTTTTGTACGATTTGTTTAATATTTTACAGGTACGAATAATAACTATTATCATTTTACTTGTCAATGCAATTGATAATAATTATCAATTGATGCTGTTAACGCATATATCCATTACAGCTGTATTGATGGAATATTGATTGATAGATCCCTATGAACAGGTTGAATTTTGGTGGTTACATGTCTTTATTTTTGGAAAGTTTAGATGTAAAACGAAGTGCAGCATGACAAACCCTGTGATTACTTAAATATGGGAGTCATCGCGGCTGGCATAAATCTGGCACCTAATGGAAAGGTGTGCCGCCGCCAACGATTCCTAGCGATGTTCGAAAGCATTGAATAGCTAAGTGACTTATGTGAATTAAAATAAAAGTTTATATTTACATTGAGAATAATAAACATTATCATTCTCAATGTGACGACGGGCATTATAAATCTGTTGAATGTATAGATTTTTAGGTGTCGAAGGCAGATTGTAACGTGGTTTACAACCTTGATTACACAGGCATAGAGTTTCCAGTAGCGAACATCATTGTCATTTTGTTGAATGAGCAGGGATACCTCGATGCAGTGCTTGGTTTAAGAAAAGTTAATCCTTTTTAAGTAAACAGCTTACCTTGCCAGCAATCTTTAAATGACACCAGAAATTATATGGTTGTGCCCGGAGGTTCTATAGAATTGAAAAGTGAAATTATAAAACTGTCATGAACCCGGCCCAGCGGTGATCTGCCCTATCAAGTAAGCCAGAATTAATCCAACTCAATTTGCACATTAAAATTCTAAAAAGGAAAGCATTAATGAAATCTATACTGATTATTCTCGTCGCTGCTATAAGCAGTGTACTTAGCCTTAATGCCGCCGCGCATATGTTATGGTTAGAAGGTGGCGCTACTGTGAGCAAGCTTTATTTCGGAGAATATGGTGAAAATCTACGGGAAACCTCACCAGGCAAACTCGACAATATCGTTACTCCGATGGTCACCATTGTTGACGCAGCCGGAGCAGAAAAGTCCGTCACTGCAAGTCGCAGCACCAATTACTATGCAATCTCAGGTGGAGCTACGGTACTGGTTCAAGCACTTAAGCAACCTATACGTACCTCACAGGATAAGCTCGCTCCTGCGCAAAGGGGTTTTTTGTATGCGCGGCAAGGAAAAGGGGGTAATTTGCCGTTGGATATACAGCAAAATGCAAACAAATTGCGCTTAACTTTTATGGGTAAGCCGTTAGCTAAGGCTGAGATTACTCTCATTGCACCTAATGGATGGGAAAAACCTTTACGCACAGACGAAAATGGTGAAACAAATTTTTCACTGCTGGAACCTGGCCTTTATGTCGCAGAAGCGAAGTATAAAGAAAGCCATCCTGGGGAATTTGAGGGTAAAGCCTATTTCAGCGAGAACCATACTGTCACGTTTAGTTTTTCAAAATAAATCTAATCATCCATCGCATCAGCAAGTCTCCTGTAAAGAAATGCCCTTGTACGACATGCACAAGGGCATTACGCAGGAGTCATTGTAAAATGGCAGCACGCGACTTGGTGCGAATCTCGAGTATTCTGAAGCAGCTCTACATTAAGTTCCACCTGAATGAGATGCACCTTGTCACATTTTAGCTGTGCTTGCTGGATGACTACCATACAGTTCACACGATTCAAGGGAAGCATACTTCTATCTAAGGTAGAAATATTATTGCGGGCTATATTTTTAAATTCTGGGTATCAGGGTTTTGCCTGCCTAATAAAATACTTATTTCCATGTGCGGAAATTCGCTGTTATCAGTTTGTTCGACGAAAATGACGGTGCATACTTTTAATTTCGTCGGGGACGAAACGATGGTTATCGGAAGTTTATCTTGTAGCGCATCGAACAGCTTCTCACAAGTTGCCTTGAGTCACTGACTGACAAGCTTGAGTATCTTCCGAGGTTGCTACCCGGCGATGACGGTTTTGACCACGGTGCTGCCGACTGACCGTGCAAATCACTGACCTCCACACCGAGGCGAATGTTGCTATCGGCCAGTAGTTTGTTCAGACGATTCTTCCGCCCGATCAGCGTTATCCTGTATGAATATGTCAAATTACCGCTGTTCAGTACGCCGCCTTGGATATCGAGTAAGGTAACTTCAACTGCCTCCTCCAGCAATACCTTGATCTGCATCAAGGTATTCACATTGAATAAGGCTAAATCTTGCATCTCATTAAATATGAGAATAGAATCGCGAACTATTATCACTTGTAATATTAGATAGATTAACAGTAGAGCAAGTTAGGTATTGCTCCACTGATTGGTATCGATAAGTGCAAAATTATGCTTGATCGAATTAAGTATTCACAGTGATGCCGTGTTTTGCATGGGGACGAAGTGCTCATCCAGTATCGACTGTTTGGATGTACTAATTTTAAGTAGGTGGCATCAAATTTTTCCCGTATCCCAGTATGTATTACGTTCCAGACATTTCTTGATTTGATATTAAATTTTATTTGGAGAAACATTAATGATGTACACCCGTAACCTTAAATGCGTTGCTACCATGGCGCAAAAACATGATGGCATCCAGATTCCATGTAGACATCGTCAAACTAAACTCGTCATTGCGATGAATAGCGCGTTATTCTGTTTTGGAGTAACCACTACTACTTTAGCGGGTGCCGCAACTGCGCAGCCAACTGACGGTGAAACTACGCTGCCAGTAATATCGGTCTCTGCAAAAAGTAGTCCCAGTAACACAAGTACTGGTTACACAGTAACTAGTACCACCACTGCTACCAAGACAAACACCCCTCTGCTTGATACACCGCAATCTATATCTGTTGTGACGCAGGCTATGATCAAAGATCAGGCTATACAGAGCATGGCGGATACAGTGCGCTATGTTCCAGGCATGGGGATTTCGCAAGGGGAAGGGAATCGGGATGCTTTGGTTTTCCGGGGTAACCGCTCCACAGCAGACTTTTTTGTTTCTGGCATACGGGATGATGTTCAGTACTTTCGCGATATCTATAACATAGAAAGAGTAGAAGTGCTCAAGGGCCCCAATGGAATGATCTTTGGCCGGGGCGGTTCCGGGGGCGTAATCAACCGGGTGATTAAAGAAGCGGACTGGAACCAGATACGTGAACTCACGGTACAAGCGGGTTCGTTTGATGCCAAGCGCGTGGCACTGGATGTTGGTCAGGGCGTGAATGAAGTTGCCGCAGTCCGTCTCAATACCATGTATGAAAATTCGGGCAGTTTTCGTAATGGCGTGGATTTGAAACGATACGGAATTAATCCTACCGTTACGATCATGCCTAGTGATAACACCAAAGTAGTACTCAATGCAGAATATTTCAAAGATGACCGCACAGCCGATCGAGGTATCCCGTCCTTTGATGGACGTCCTTTAAAAACCAATACGTCAACGTTTTTTGGTGATCCCAATCGAAGCAATGCGAACACAGAACTTAAGGCAGTCAATGCGCTTATCGAGCATAAGTTTAATGATGAAGTAATGATTCGCAACCGTACACGATATGCTGCGCAAGATAAATTTTATGAGAACGTATACCCAAGTGCCACAGTTAAAGGTACTACATCTACGGTAGCGATTGGGGCTTATAACAATGTAACTAAGCGTGATAACTTCTTCAACCAGACAGACCTTCTGTTTTCCCTGAATACAGGTAAAGTGAAGCATGATCTGGTAGTGGGTCTCGAAATAGGCCATCAGGATACAGATAGCACGCGTAATACTGGATACTTCAACAATACAGCCACATCGGTTAACGTACCCATTAACAACCCAATTACTAAAGATCCACTCACATACAAGTTAGCAGCTACAGACGCTGACAATAATAGTGTTACAAAGCAAACCTCGCTTTATGTGCAAGACCAGATCAAATTATTGCCTCAATTACAAGCAATTATCGGAGTGCGTTACGATAGGATCGAGGTGGACTTTATCAATAAGAACCCCGCTAATCCTCTTGCCCTAAATGTTAAAGATAGTTTCTTCTCACCAAGAGCCGGATTGGTTTACAAGCCAATCGAGACAGTATCAATTTATACCAGTTATAGCTTGTCATATGTGCCAAGGGCCGGTGAACAGCTTACTTCGTTATCGGTAACCAATGCGGCGCTCGAACCGGAAAAATTTAAAAATGTGGAAGTGGGAGCGAAGTGGGATATCCGTCCTGGCCTCGCTTTGACTACTGCCCTGTTTCAGTTGGATCGTACCAATGTGATTATTCCAGACCCAAACAATGCAGCCATCTCTCATTTAGGCGGTGGCCAGCGTAATAAGGGCTTCGAGTTAGGTCTGGCCGGCCGAGTTACATCGGCTTGGAGCGTCATGGGGGGATATACTTACCAGGATGGGGTAATTACCAATACGCTATCTTCTGCTGCTAAAGAAGGGGCCGTTCTGGCGGAGCTTCCAAAGAACACATTCTCATTATGGAACCGGTATGACATCAATCCGAGATGGGGTGTGGGGCTTGGTGTTATAAATCGTGGCGCTATGTACACCTCGACTGACAATACCGTTCGCTTGCCGGGCTTCACTCGGGTGGATGCAGCCGTATATGCCAAGATTGATAAAAATCTGCGGGCCCAGTTGAATATCGAAAACCTGTTTGATAGAAATTATTACGCTTCCGCTCACAATAACAACAATATCTTGCCAGGGTCACCAATTGCTGCAAGAGTTTCATTAATTGCTAATTTCTAGATTTTTCGGATAGCAAAAAAGCACATTAGCCCCCGTCGAACAGACGGGGCATCATAAAAATTTACAATCCTGTCAAGCTGAAGTAGAATGCAAATTGTTCTTGTTTGTATTCTTTATACGCGGCCATTAAAAGGTTTGAAATTCGTCTAGGTTAAGCTTGATGGGACTCGCTTAATTTTCGACGAATTCAAGACGGACGGCTCGCAGATTTAACAACGAACTCTATAAATTGATTCATGTAGCTTACGATATCTAAGTTCAAATCGTTGTAACTTTGCAAAGTTATTGCGACCACTGCAGGAATTAAAGAACAATTTAAATGTTTATATACAAACGATAATCAGCATTCAATTAGTCGTAATTTGACTTAATCTGGAAGCCAGCCACGTGTTTTCTCACCAGCCAGCCACCTTTTTTTATTTATTAAAGAACAGGGGAACTCATGAGATTCAAAAAAACACGACCAGCATTACTGGTAGCGTTGGCATTACAACAACTCTACAGCCCGGCCTTCGCCCAAACCCCCACAAACGATGGCAAAAGCGATAAATCAGTCGATGCCACCCAGTTGCCGGAAATTAAAGTGAACAGTCAAAAGGTGACTGACGATTTTGCAGCGAGTTCTTTCGCAGGTTTTAGAACGCCGACACCCTTACGCGATCTCCCGCAGACAGTCACGGTCGTCAATCGTGCCCTGATGGATTCTCAGGCCATCGCCTCGTTGTCGGAGGCTTTACGCAACGTACCCGGCATTACCGTAGGCGGCGCCGAGGGCGGACAAATCGGTAACAACATCAACCTGCGCGGCTTTACGGCGCGGACCGACATGTATCTCAATGGGATGCGTGACAGTGGCCAGTACTATCGCGATACCTACTATCTTGAATCGGTCGAAGTATTAAAAGGCCCATCATCCATGCTGTTTGGGCGCGGCTCTACCGGGGGCGTGATCAACCAGGTCAGCAAGCGCCCGCAATTAGGCGATGCCAATCAAATTACCGGCACCATCGACACCAATGGGGGAGTGCGTTCAACGGGAGACTTTAACCGTAAATTGTCGGATACGTCCGCGGTCCGCGTGGTCATGATGGGTCAAAAAGCGCAAACGACACGTGATGTCATTGTTAATAGAGACTTTGGAATTGCACCGTCCCTGCGTTTTGGAATCGGCACGCAGACTGAAATCACGCTGTCAGCGATTCTCTCCCACAACAACGACATGGTGGATTATGGTATTCCCGCCGTCAATGGTCGCCCGGTTCAAGGTAATCGCGACACTTTTTACGGTTTGAGAGACGATCGTACCTTGCAAAATACCGCTATTGTGAGTGGCCTCATCGAACACAAGTTGAATTCGAACATGACACTGCGTAATCAGCTGCAATACAGCCATTACAACACTGACGCACTGACAAGTGGCCCGACCAATGTCGGCACCCTGGTCGGCAATGTATTTACCGCGCTCCCCACTGCAGCCCTTGGAAATATTACCGCGCTGCCCTTGAGTGCACTGTCTGTCAGGCTCACCAGCCATGATCGCGTGATCAAAAATCAAATGCTCAACAATCAGACCGATCTGATCGCAAAATTCGATACCGGCACCCTTAAGCATACGATGATCGCCGGTATCGCACTCAGCCGCGAGACCTCCAACATTCAGTCCACGGCCCGTAGCAACCTGCCCGTCGTGTCGCTGATCAATCCGGCCTACCTTCCGGTACCGGCCAATTCCGTGAAAACGATCGGAAATGAGGCAGATGCATCCGCTACTCAAGTCGGCGCATATATCAACGACACGATCGAACTGAACA
This genomic interval from Candidatus Nitrotoga sp. AM1P contains the following:
- a CDS encoding DUF2325 domain-containing protein, which produces MNAIVIGADRLGNIPELLSDWNINITRHITGRHVAHQRKPHGLPRNTELLILFTDFLGHNVMRHFRNLALVQGIPFIACRRSTSCLAQSLECCFNKKIEESKCPNCPFRP
- a CDS encoding TonB-dependent receptor, whose protein sequence is MMYTRNLKCVATMAQKHDGIQIPCRHRQTKLVIAMNSALFCFGVTTTTLAGAATAQPTDGETTLPVISVSAKSSPSNTSTGYTVTSTTTATKTNTPLLDTPQSISVVTQAMIKDQAIQSMADTVRYVPGMGISQGEGNRDALVFRGNRSTADFFVSGIRDDVQYFRDIYNIERVEVLKGPNGMIFGRGGSGGVINRVIKEADWNQIRELTVQAGSFDAKRVALDVGQGVNEVAAVRLNTMYENSGSFRNGVDLKRYGINPTVTIMPSDNTKVVLNAEYFKDDRTADRGIPSFDGRPLKTNTSTFFGDPNRSNANTELKAVNALIEHKFNDEVMIRNRTRYAAQDKFYENVYPSATVKGTTSTVAIGAYNNVTKRDNFFNQTDLLFSLNTGKVKHDLVVGLEIGHQDTDSTRNTGYFNNTATSVNVPINNPITKDPLTYKLAATDADNNSVTKQTSLYVQDQIKLLPQLQAIIGVRYDRIEVDFINKNPANPLALNVKDSFFSPRAGLVYKPIETVSIYTSYSLSYVPRAGEQLTSLSVTNAALEPEKFKNVEVGAKWDIRPGLALTTALFQLDRTNVIIPDPNNAAISHLGGGQRNKGFELGLAGRVTSAWSVMGGYTYQDGVITNTLSSAAKEGAVLAELPKNTFSLWNRYDINPRWGVGLGVINRGAMYTSTDNTVRLPGFTRVDAAVYAKIDKNLRAQLNIENLFDRNYYASAHNNNNILPGSPIAARVSLIANF
- a CDS encoding DUF4198 domain-containing protein codes for the protein MKSILIILVAAISSVLSLNAAAHMLWLEGGATVSKLYFGEYGENLRETSPGKLDNIVTPMVTIVDAAGAEKSVTASRSTNYYAISGGATVLVQALKQPIRTSQDKLAPAQRGFLYARQGKGGNLPLDIQQNANKLRLTFMGKPLAKAEITLIAPNGWEKPLRTDENGETNFSLLEPGLYVAEAKYKESHPGEFEGKAYFSENHTVTFSFSK
- a CDS encoding TonB-dependent receptor, which produces MRFKKTRPALLVALALQQLYSPAFAQTPTNDGKSDKSVDATQLPEIKVNSQKVTDDFAASSFAGFRTPTPLRDLPQTVTVVNRALMDSQAIASLSEALRNVPGITVGGAEGGQIGNNINLRGFTARTDMYLNGMRDSGQYYRDTYYLESVEVLKGPSSMLFGRGSTGGVINQVSKRPQLGDANQITGTIDTNGGVRSTGDFNRKLSDTSAVRVVMMGQKAQTTRDVIVNRDFGIAPSLRFGIGTQTEITLSAILSHNNDMVDYGIPAVNGRPVQGNRDTFYGLRDDRTLQNTAIVSGLIEHKLNSNMTLRNQLQYSHYNTDALTSGPTNVGTLVGNVFTALPTAALGNITALPLSALSVRLTSHDRVIKNQMLNNQTDLIAKFDTGTLKHTMIAGIALSRETSNIQSTARSNLPVVSLINPAYLPVPANSVKTIGNEADASATQVGAYINDTIELNKQWKVVGGVRWDRFKADLTNTISTATPPLLRADQTVSFASVRGGVIYQPDNVQSYYASYGTSFNPSLETLAATAGTQTLEPEKSRSYEIGTKWDILGGNLSLTSALFDIEKTNSRSQVSPGIYISNGDVRVTGFEFGAAGRITRDWQLMGGYTHLNPTIVRASALENTQGKDLANTPRDMATLWTTYRLTPQWEAGGGATYMSSRFGSNTNVVSAAGYTRWDGTIAYRLPKNDIRLNLINLTNRDYISSLVPSGGGRAVPGSGRTALITFVHRF